atattccttcccaaggatgggggttacATGTGCGTTTTtgtaattccaaaaatatattattaagtctcacttaataaaatatatttttattcatttgtctaaaatattctatctccaaaatatacatatttttcccaaaaatagtatattttattccatacaatttccaaaataacacttttatcaaaatacgcatttaaaagtatttttccgaaaattcataagttacatttttagagtttgtgtggtaataataataccggtgtaacttaaatatttatttgtgaaggcgttggtattattttggaggtCATATCTTCATGATATTTTCcaggttatattatttttactctaaaaataatatatagttcacaaaataatcataaaatcactCAAGCGTTTTATCATGAAATATATattccaaatatatatttaacagatTGATTGGAGGAATCTGGAAAAACCCTATGCTCTCTCTCCTATAGGCGATTTTTTGGTTCATCATGAATCCTATGTTTTTCTTCGTAATCttgtgtataacagtctgtgattagagaATTGTTTCTTGCGATtctctataacgaactcgttagcacTAGGGATCGATTTAGAACTAGGGTTTGTTTTTCGTTTTTTTTCTTTAATCGCCGCTCTAGGATTGTTTCAAGAACCCTGATTTATTAAACTGGTAGTCGTTGATTGCGGTTAACTAAgtttaatttagctagattgatgCTCAGGTTTAATCGATTAAGGGTTCAGGTTTCAATCTAGGGTTTATAGGATTAGGGTTTTGCGTTCCTTGTCTTCGTTGTTGGTTGCGGCATTAGGGTGTTTGGTTTTCGGGTGCATGTTTTTTTAATCTTCTGGTTTCACGTGAGAGTTGTTATTTTCGCTATGGATGTTCGTTCTAACTCAGGTGACACTGCCGCTGGTGTCATGCATGATCGGGGTAAGCCGCCTGAATTGCCTAAGGATTTTTCCAATAAATCGTTGAACTTAGATGGAGCTGATTACTTGAATGAGCCTGTGGTTGAGGAGATGTCTACACCTGGTACAACACCAATTCGTGGGATCGGTTTACGTGTAACTAATATTGAAGGTAACCCGCTGCTTCCGAGAAGAGGTATGTATTCTACGACGAATACTTCGATTTTGGACAGTTTAATGAGTATTTCAAAACCTGTGGACAACATGTTCGCTGCTGGAGAGTCGTCGTCGATGGCTAATAAGGGTGATACGGCTGGTAAGGGGGTAGAGTCTATGCAGGGTTCGGGTTCTAATCAGAATGGTGGGGTAAAGGGTGCGAACATGATGTCATATGCTGATTCGGTTTTGGCGTCCAAGTCAAGGAAAGTTAACTTTAGAAATCTAGCCAGCCCAGCTATGCATGAGGGATGTGACGTTGTTCTTCCTCGGGAATCTGTTCGTGCAGTGCAGCATAAGTTAGCTAACACTTTATATGGATATTTCTTGGGAGACCGAGTGGCGTTCCCGGTTGTGGAGTATTTTGTTCGTAATAACTGGAAGAAATTTGGGTTACAAAAAACCATGATGAATGCGAATGGCTTTTTCTTTTTCCAGTTCTCCAACGAAACTGGTATGCTGGATGCGTTGAAAGGAGGCCCGTGGATCATCCGGTCTCAAccgttgtttctttgtgaatggAGTCCGACTGTTAAGTTGGAGAAAAAGGAGGTTAAGAAGGTTCAGGTATGGGTTAAAATTCATGACATTCCAATTGCGGCGTATATAGAAGATGGGCTGAGTATGATTGCCACAACAATTGGTGAACCGAAACTTCTGGATTCGTATACTACTTCCATGTGTATGGACATGTGGGGCCGAAGTAGTTATGCTAGAGCTTTAATCGAGGTGTCTGCTGATAATGAGTTACGTGAGGAAATCACTTTGGCCATTCCTGAACTTGAGGGGGAGGGTTTTGTCAACGAAACTATGTATGTTGAATATGAATGGTTCCCGTGTAGGTGTTCTAAATGTTGTGTTTTTGGCCACTCGATTGAAACTTGTCCTCAAACCCCTAAAAAACCTGCTAATGTTAAGAAGCCAGCTAATGTTAAGAGGGGGGAGCAGAATGATAAGGGTCAAGTGCATGAGAATCGTTATGCTAAGAAGTATCCGGTTGTTGATGAAGATGGGTATCAAGGGGTTCCGACTAGGAAAGTGGCTCGCAAACAGGGATTCCAAGTTAATAAGCAAAAACAGAAATTCGAATATAGGCCGGTGACTGCAAAACCGAATGGGGAGGTGAAAAAGGATGCTTCATTGAGTGCTACGGATGTAAGGTCGAGTAATCCTTTTGATGTTCTTAACGAAGTGGAAGATGTTGCAGGAACTAGTGGCACAAAGCCAGGGGTAAACAATGATGAGTCCGATGAAGATGAGGTGATTGAGAATGATTTTGATATGGACGGGTTTTTAAAGGAGGGTACtcttaaaaataaaagtaaaggggcaagcactccttctccGATAGTTAATGATGGTTAGTATCGCATCTTGGAAtataagggggttgaaccgcccgcTTAAACAAAAAGAGGTTCGGCAGGCTGTCAAAGATTTTAATTTGAGTTTGTGTGCTATATTAGAATCTCATGTGGATGTTGGTAATTTGGGTAAGGTGTGCAAGTCAGTTTTTCGTTCATGGGAGTGGACTTCTAACGGTGGTTGTTGTGACAAAGGCACGAGAATTATTATTGGATGGAACCCGGCTGTTTTTGATGTCATGATTTTGTCTCAATCTCCTCAGGTTATGCATCTTCAGCTTGTGTTTAAATTGGATAAAAGAAtgattttttgttcttttatCTGTGCTGCTAATTATTATGTTGCCCGTAAAGAGCTGTGGCATAATCTCTCAGTGCATAAAGCCCTTGTTAATGATAAACCTTGGTGCATTATGGGTGATTTTAACTCGGCTCTCAACATTGAAGATAATTCTATGGGAACGTCATCAGTTTCGATAGGTATGAGAGATTTTCAGGAATGTGTTGATAATATTGAGGTTGTAGATATCAACCGTATGGGGATCCATTTTACATGGACTCAAAAACCAAAGAATGGGGTAGGGTTATTAAAGAAGCTTGATCGAGTGATGGGTAATACAGCGTTTATAGCGGATTTCCCTAATTCAGTTGCCATGTTCAAGCCGTATAGGTTATCGGATCACTGCCCGTGCATTCTATCCTTCCCGGATGCTGGTATGTTGAAGCCTAGGTCGTTCAAGTTTGCTAATTTCCTGGTTTTTAAACCTGAGTTTTCAGATATTGTTAAAGATAAATGGGAGACGTCTGTGAATGGTGTTCATCAATTTAGGGTGGTAAAAAAACTCCGGCTTCTGAAACACCCGTTGCGCTCCTTGCTTTTCAAGCAAGGTAATCTGCATAAAAAAAGTTGAAAAGTTGCGTGTGGAGCTGGATTCTATTCAGCTTCTTATTGATCGGGATCCAACGAATGCGGATTTACGAGTTTCTGAGACTTCAATCAGTCGTCAGCTTCAAGAGGCTTCGTTAGATGAGGAACGATTTCTCAAACAAAAGTCAAAAGTTGATTGGTTGAGTGCGGGGGATATGAACTCGGCATTTTTTCATTCATCGCTGAAGGTTAAAAATCATGTTAGTCGGATTGAGGTGATCAAAGATTCGGCTGGCAATCTGTTTGAAGGAGAAAATGTTTGTCAACCGTTTGTTCAGCATTATGAGAAATTTTTTGGATCTCAAGGAGATATTTCTCTTACTCCGACTCCGGATTTATTTTCCAAAGTCCTTGATCCTCAGGTGGCTACTCATATGATTCGACAAGTTACGGCGGAAGAGGTGAAAAAGGCCATTTTTTCTATTGGTATCGATAAAGCGCCTGGTCCTGATGGGTATACAGCAGCGTTTTTTAAAAGTGCCTGGCCTATCGTTGGTAATGATATTACTTGTGCTATTGTTGATTTTTTTGAAACAGGAAACCTTCTTCGGGAATTGAATCACACGAATATTGTACTCATTCCGAAAATTCCTACTCCGTCAGCTGTTATTGACTACCGTCCAATTGCGTGCTGTAATGTGTTATACAAATGTATCAGTAAAATTGTGGCAGACAGAATAAAAGGTGCTCTAAATGACATCGTAAGCATTAATCAATCAGCGTTTGTTCCAGGATGAAGAATATCGGATAATATTATGCTGACTCaagaattaatgcataattaccaTAGACATTCGGGCCCTCCAAGGTGTGCTTTTAAGGTTGACATCCAGAAAGCTTATGACACGGTTGACTGGGGTTTTCTAAAAAATGCTCTGCTTGGTTTTGGTTTTCATCGGAAGATGGTTGATTGGATAATGGTGTGTGTCTCGACTGCCTCTTTTTCTATATGTGTCAATGGGACAGTTCATGGCTTCTTTAAGGGCAAACGAGGGTTACGGCAAGGGGACCCAATCTCTCCTTACCTCTTCACTTTGGTTATGGAGGTTCTAACTTCCATTCTTCATCATGCTGTTCGTATCGATTCTTCTTTTAAATTTCATAATAAATGCGAAAAACAGCAGATTATCAATCTTTGTTTTGCCGATGATTTGTTCCTGTTTGCTAGAGGAGAAGTCAACTCGGCTCGGTGTATTATGACATCCCTCGCAAAGTTCACTAAGATGTCGGGGTTAGTGCCTAGTAATCAAAAAAGCACCATTTTCTTTTGCAATGTTACCAATCATGTAAAAGAAGCTATTCTGGAGCTCATGCCTTTTGTGGAAGGAAAACTGCCGGTCAGATATTTAGGGGTCCCCTTGATCTCTTCTAGGCTTGGTTATAATGATTGTCGAGTGCTTGTGGAAAGACTAGAGAAACGTATAACACATTGGAGGAACAAGTTACTCTCTTTTGCGGGTAGGCTTCAGCTTATTGTTTCGGTTCTATCTTCCATGCACATCTATTGGTCTTCTGTGTTTATGTTACCGGCTAGGATCATTATTGAGCTTGAAGCTTGTATGCGTAACTTCTTATGGTCCCAAGAGAGCTCGTATTCTAAAGGCAAAGCTAAGGTTTCTTGGAAGGCTGTTTGCACGCCAAAGTATGAAGGAGGTTTGGGCATTAGACGCATTGGGGATATGAACAAGGCTCTTATGTCTAATCACATTTGGAGCATTGTTTCGAAACGGGATTCTCTATGGGTTGAATGGGTGTATAGCTACCGTCTTAAAGGCAAGAGTTTCTGGGTGTGTAAAACCCCTTCGAATTGCTGTTGGTCTTGGAGAAAATTGGTTCAGTTGAGGCCGCTCATCAGAAATCATATATGGTCGGAGGTGGGAAATGGCGCTAAAACATCTGCTTGGTTCGACTATTGGTGTGATATAGGTCCGTTCGGTAACTTTATTTCGCCGAGAAACATTTCGGATGCTGATTTCATGCTGGACGATACTGTGGCTAATATTTATTCGAATGGTTCTTGGTCTTGGCCTATGGCATGGAGAGATTTATTTCCGGTTCTCATCCAATTGGATCAGATTCATTTGGATCCGACAAAACATGATAGACTGCTATGGAGAGATGGCACTAATAAATCTGAGTTTTCTTCTTCGGGTGTTTGGCATTCAATTCGTCACAAAGATCCAGAAGTTAATTGGTGCAACATTATTTGGTTCTCGCAATGTATTCCCAGGCATGCGTTTATGATGTGGTTGGTAATGAAAGGTAAACTATTGACTCAAGATAAGATCTTAAAATGGGAGTTGTCGCGGAGGAAGAATATGAATATGATGTGTTGCCTGTTATGTTACAAAAACTTTGATTCTCATGCACATTTATTCTTTGAATGCGAGTTCTCATCTCAAGTATGGCTGATTATTCGAAACAAGGTGGGTATGTCTACGGTCAGGCCGATATGGGCTGATATTGTTGATTGGTTGCTGACTCGAGCTCGGTCTAAAGCGGCTGGGTTTTTTGCCGCGAAAATTTTGGTGGCTGCTGCTTTATACTTCGTTTGGCAAGAAAGAAATGCTAGACTTTTTAAAAACCAGTTGAGGCCTCCGGAGAAAATCGGTGAAATTATTTTATCAACGGTTAGGTACAAGCTGATGGGAGC
The sequence above is drawn from the Helianthus annuus cultivar XRQ/B chromosome 12, HanXRQr2.0-SUNRISE, whole genome shotgun sequence genome and encodes:
- the LOC110893473 gene encoding uncharacterized protein LOC110893473, which encodes MDVRSNSGDTAAGVMHDRGKPPELPKDFSNKSLNLDGADYLNEPVVEEMSTPGTTPIRGIGLRVTNIEGNPLLPRRGMYSTTNTSILDSLMSISKPVDNMFAAGESSSMANKGDTAGKGVESMQGSGSNQNGGVKGANMMSYADSVLASKSRKVNFRNLASPAMHEGCDVVLPRESVRAVQHKLANTLYGYFLGDRVAFPVVEYFVRNNWKKFGLQKTMMNANGFFFFQFSNETGMLDALKGGPWIIRSQPLFLCEWSPTVKLEKKEVKKVQVWVKIHDIPIAAYIEDGLSMIATTIGEPKLLDSYTTSMCMDMWGRSSYARALIEVSADNELREEITLAIPELEGEGFVNETMYVEYEWFPCRCSKCCVFGHSIETCPQTPKKPANVKKPANVKRGEQNDKGQVHENRYAKKYPVVDEDGYQGVPTRKVARKQGFQVNKQKQKFEYRPVTAKPNGEVKKDASLSATDVRSSNPFDVLNEVEDVAGTSGTKPGVNNDESDEDEVIENDFDMDGFLKEGTLKNKSKGASTPSPIVNDESHVDVGNLGKVCKSVFRSWEWTSNGGCCDKGTRIIIGWNPAVFDVMILSQSPQVMHLQLVFKLDKRMIFCSFICAANYYVARKELWHNLSVHKALVNDKPWCIMGDFNSALNIEDNSMGTSSVSIGMRDFQECVDNIEVVDINRMGIHFTWTQKPKNGVGLLKKLDRVMGNTAFIADFPNSVAMFKPYRLSDHCPCILSFPDAGMLKPRSFKFANFLVFKPEFSDIVKDKWETSVNGVHQFRVLLIDRDPTNADLRVSETSISRQLQEASLDEERFLKQKSKVDWLSAGDMNSAFFHSSLKVKNHVSRIEVIKDSAGNLFEGENVCQPFVQHYEKFFGSQGDISLTPTPDLFSKVLDPQVATHMIRQVTAEEVKKAIFSIGIDKAPGPDGYTAAFFKSAWPIVGNDITCAIVDFFETGNLLRELNHTNIVLIPKIPTPSAVIDYRPIACCNVLYKCISKIVADRIKGALNDIVSINQSAFVPG